The following proteins are encoded in a genomic region of Desulfosporosinus youngiae DSM 17734:
- a CDS encoding hydantoinase/oxoprolinase N-terminal domain-containing protein, with the protein MGWILGIDTGGTYTDGVIIDPASKEIIAKSKALTTREDLTIGIRNCLANLGAAALKTLSMVSLSTTLATNTIVEGRGCEVGLIQVGSKPDGILPTEHVILTPGGHDIKGWPLEDLDLDLLREQLLSFEGKVEAVAVSGYLSIRNPEHELQVRALVQEVLQIPVVCAHELTTTLGLYERTVTAVLNARLLPVIAELIQSVKKVLAEYEINAPVMIVKGDGSLMGEQVAREKPIETILSGPASSIIGGTYLTPADNALIVDIGGTTTDIALVEEGIPRLTLEGAVVGGWFTRVHSAEINTYGLGGDSQIQMTKDRKLLVGPRRAIPLCYVATQYPYLERELLQYASKIENTSIIQSVDCFLAFPCQNRETLSPSELKLLDLLEAGPHSFYYLAEKMEIDPFLFSTESYLKKLINLGLIARVTLTPTDILHVRGTFTAWNDKTARLGCELLARKMGKSLDDFLEEASEKIIDNLCFTIIQSLQMYEGNSSNPLNNEQVMYYLNKALHPKENGLLHCRLHAGMPIIGIGAPAHAWLPQVAERLNTPLLVPEHAEVANAVGAAVGKIVVNVESMIRPESNFGGFVVYSSKGHQHFDEFEEAVDYAENEARKQAAREAEKAGASHFELMVKREDICVDINYSPDHPLFIECKIKATAIGTSAWS; encoded by the coding sequence TTGGGGTGGATTTTAGGGATAGATACTGGCGGAACATATACCGATGGAGTTATTATCGATCCGGCTTCAAAGGAAATTATAGCTAAATCAAAAGCTCTTACAACACGTGAGGACTTAACCATTGGAATTCGCAACTGTCTGGCTAATTTAGGCGCAGCTGCCCTGAAGACATTGTCAATGGTTTCTCTTTCAACAACTCTTGCTACGAATACAATTGTTGAAGGCCGCGGTTGTGAAGTTGGACTAATCCAGGTTGGCAGCAAACCTGACGGAATTCTGCCGACTGAGCACGTCATCCTGACTCCCGGCGGACATGATATTAAGGGATGGCCCCTGGAGGATTTGGACCTGGACTTATTGCGGGAGCAGCTTCTTTCCTTTGAGGGTAAGGTTGAAGCCGTTGCGGTTTCCGGATATCTTAGTATACGTAACCCCGAACATGAACTTCAAGTTCGGGCACTCGTCCAAGAAGTGCTTCAAATACCTGTTGTGTGTGCCCATGAATTGACCACAACCCTAGGTCTATATGAGCGTACTGTGACCGCGGTACTAAATGCCCGGCTTCTCCCGGTCATCGCAGAACTTATTCAATCCGTTAAAAAGGTTCTTGCCGAATATGAGATAAACGCTCCCGTGATGATTGTTAAAGGGGATGGCAGTTTAATGGGTGAACAAGTGGCTCGGGAGAAACCCATCGAAACAATTCTGTCGGGTCCGGCTTCAAGTATTATTGGAGGCACATATCTTACGCCTGCGGATAATGCTTTAATCGTTGACATAGGGGGAACAACGACCGATATCGCCCTTGTCGAGGAAGGTATTCCGCGTTTAACCCTAGAGGGGGCCGTCGTAGGCGGGTGGTTCACTCGTGTCCATTCCGCAGAAATAAATACTTATGGACTAGGCGGGGATAGCCAGATTCAGATGACTAAAGACCGGAAGCTTCTCGTGGGACCCCGGCGTGCCATTCCTCTTTGCTATGTGGCTACCCAATATCCTTATCTGGAAAGGGAGCTCCTTCAATATGCATCAAAAATAGAAAACACTTCAATAATTCAGTCCGTCGATTGCTTTTTAGCGTTTCCTTGTCAAAACCGTGAAACGCTGTCTCCTTCAGAGCTTAAATTGCTTGACTTACTGGAAGCGGGTCCCCATTCTTTCTACTACTTAGCTGAGAAAATGGAAATAGACCCCTTTCTTTTCAGTACGGAGTCCTACCTTAAGAAACTTATAAATCTCGGGCTGATTGCCCGTGTCACTCTGACACCTACAGACATCCTCCATGTACGCGGAACGTTTACAGCTTGGAATGATAAAACTGCAAGGCTGGGATGCGAGCTTTTAGCTCGAAAAATGGGGAAATCTTTAGACGATTTTTTGGAGGAAGCCTCTGAAAAGATCATTGATAATCTTTGTTTTACAATAATCCAAAGTCTCCAAATGTATGAAGGCAACAGCAGCAATCCTCTGAACAATGAACAGGTTATGTATTATTTAAATAAGGCCCTTCATCCTAAAGAGAATGGTTTGCTTCATTGCCGGCTTCATGCGGGTATGCCGATCATTGGAATTGGTGCTCCGGCACATGCCTGGTTACCCCAGGTCGCTGAGCGTTTAAATACGCCATTGCTTGTCCCCGAGCATGCTGAAGTAGCAAATGCCGTAGGAGCAGCCGTTGGAAAAATTGTTGTAAACGTTGAGTCAATGATTCGGCCGGAATCAAATTTTGGCGGGTTTGTGGTTTATTCTTCAAAAGGACACCAACATTTCGATGAATTTGAGGAAGCGGTTGATTATGCTGAAAATGAAGCCCGGAAGCAGGCTGCGCGAGAAGCAGAAAAAGCCGGAGCCAGTCACTTCGAGCTTATGGTAAAACGTGAAGACATCTGCGTTGATATCAATTATTCTCCGGATCATCCTCTTTTTATTGAATGCAAGATTAAAGCTACAGCAATCGGAACTTCGGCTTGGTCATAA
- a CDS encoding vitamin B12 dependent-methionine synthase activation domain-containing protein: MEPVILHLPFELSEEELMEKLRLKEGHPYRNRVLELAEEARKIAAPKVIYKHAYVDSNDEHKVIIDGITFKSRILSVNLEAIHRVFPFVVTSGVELEAWGKGITDMFENFCADTIQEIILESASENFKGILDQECGLASASNMNPGSLPDWPITEQKPLFQLLGQVKEQIGVELTESFLLLPVKSISGIRFPKEGTFENCQLCPREKCPGRKSPYNPELKAKYQ; encoded by the coding sequence ATGGAACCTGTAATCCTTCATCTTCCTTTTGAACTCTCAGAGGAAGAATTAATGGAAAAGCTTCGCTTAAAGGAAGGTCATCCCTATCGGAATCGGGTCCTGGAATTAGCAGAAGAAGCAAGAAAGATTGCTGCACCTAAGGTGATTTATAAGCATGCCTATGTGGATTCAAATGATGAACATAAGGTTATTATCGATGGAATAACCTTCAAAAGCCGGATTTTAAGTGTTAACCTGGAAGCTATTCATCGGGTCTTTCCCTTTGTGGTAACTAGTGGTGTGGAATTAGAAGCATGGGGAAAGGGAATTACAGATATGTTTGAAAACTTCTGTGCTGATACAATCCAGGAAATAATTCTTGAATCGGCTTCAGAAAATTTCAAGGGCATCCTTGATCAGGAATGCGGATTAGCGTCAGCTTCGAATATGAATCCCGGTTCGTTGCCCGATTGGCCCATCACCGAGCAAAAACCTCTTTTCCAATTGCTCGGTCAAGTTAAAGAACAAATCGGTGTGGAACTCACAGAAAGTTTTCTTTTGCTGCCGGTGAAATCCATTTCCGGGATTCGTTTTCCTAAGGAAGGAACCTTTGAAAATTGCCAGCTCTGTCCACGGGAAAAATGCCCCGGGCGAAAATCCCCTTATAACCCGGAGCTTAAGGCAAAGTATCAGTAA
- a CDS encoding sodium-dependent transporter — MTIDNKHEREAFTSRIGGLMVVIMTSLGLGNIWRFPYLCAEYGGAAFVVVYLLAIVFVVNIGNQCEICMGKFSRRGVIGAFTAIGRRRIWRICGIIILCLNVVVLVYYNVIISWVVRYFFTSFSGAVWQAASPQAFFDVFIDSPQVIFWAVLVNAIAFGVCWFGIVNGVEKAAKVMGPVLFLVILALVMKTLTLPGVGKGLEYYLVPDWSYLFRYDTWMQAIGQALWSGCFGWGIMTAMGSYMKKGEDTFSTITQAGLLDGAISWLVGLAIIPATVVFNVPLNSGSSLSFLVLPEMFKTMAYGQIYMVLFYGALALSGLGAAIGCLEAILTPLIEEWGFSRKQVISAVFVLWNLAAIPSCLSKNTLDWLDQTIGTYGIDLGGLFILIFVGWAWGADRVRRNVLNYGAVIPVGRWWNVLVKYIAPGFIVFASYGFFKAWLLPSVPASIAWTFIIGIAVLNLVIIYSAIKYPVPQDIDDVSLKTPLPSDKLKV, encoded by the coding sequence ATTACCATAGACAATAAACATGAGCGGGAGGCATTTACTTCCCGCATTGGCGGCCTAATGGTGGTAATCATGACCAGTCTGGGATTAGGAAACATCTGGCGTTTTCCCTATCTCTGCGCTGAATACGGAGGCGCTGCCTTTGTTGTCGTTTATCTGCTGGCTATTGTATTTGTGGTTAACATTGGAAATCAGTGTGAAATCTGTATGGGTAAATTTTCCCGGCGGGGAGTTATTGGTGCCTTCACCGCCATTGGCCGGCGCCGGATCTGGCGGATTTGCGGTATTATTATCCTATGCCTGAATGTAGTTGTGCTCGTTTATTACAATGTCATCATATCCTGGGTTGTCCGCTATTTCTTCACCAGTTTTTCCGGAGCAGTTTGGCAGGCGGCCTCACCCCAGGCTTTTTTCGATGTGTTTATTGATTCACCCCAGGTTATTTTTTGGGCCGTTTTGGTAAATGCCATTGCCTTCGGAGTATGCTGGTTTGGTATTGTCAACGGAGTTGAAAAGGCGGCTAAAGTCATGGGACCCGTCTTATTTTTAGTTATTCTGGCCCTGGTAATGAAGACCTTAACTCTGCCAGGTGTCGGGAAAGGCCTGGAATATTATCTGGTTCCGGATTGGAGCTATTTGTTCAGATATGATACCTGGATGCAGGCCATTGGCCAGGCACTTTGGTCGGGCTGTTTTGGCTGGGGGATAATGACCGCTATGGGCAGTTATATGAAGAAAGGCGAAGATACTTTTTCGACAATAACCCAGGCCGGTTTATTGGATGGAGCCATCTCATGGCTGGTCGGACTGGCAATTATTCCTGCCACTGTGGTTTTCAATGTGCCTTTGAATTCGGGCAGCAGTCTTTCCTTTTTGGTTCTGCCGGAGATGTTTAAGACTATGGCCTATGGACAAATCTATATGGTTTTGTTTTACGGCGCATTAGCCTTGTCGGGGCTGGGAGCGGCTATCGGTTGCCTGGAAGCCATCCTCACCCCCTTGATTGAAGAGTGGGGATTCAGCCGTAAGCAGGTGATTTCAGCAGTTTTTGTCTTATGGAATTTGGCAGCCATCCCTTCCTGTCTGAGCAAGAATACACTGGATTGGCTTGATCAGACGATAGGTACTTATGGCATTGACCTTGGCGGATTATTTATCTTAATCTTTGTAGGTTGGGCCTGGGGAGCTGATAGGGTCAGAAGGAATGTCTTGAATTATGGAGCGGTGATTCCGGTTGGCCGGTGGTGGAATGTCCTGGTTAAGTATATTGCTCCGGGATTTATAGTTTTTGCTTCCTATGGCTTTTTTAAAGCATGGCTCTTGCCTTCGGTACCGGCTTCTATTGCCTGGACCTTTATTATAGGAATTGCTGTCCTTAATCTGGTCATCATTTATTCGGCAATTAAATATCCTGTTCCGCAAGATATTGATGATGTGTCTCTTAAAACACCATTACCCTCTGATAAACTTAAGGTATAA
- a CDS encoding methyltetrahydrofolate cobalamin methyltransferase, with amino-acid sequence MLIVGELINASRKAIGEAIRVQDAEAVKKVAIDQHEAGAHFIDVNAGIFVGKESEYLQWLVQTVQEATDAPCCLDSPDPAAIQAALSVHKGTAMINSISLEKARYDVLLPVIAGTDLKVIALCMSDEGMPETADQRLKIADRLINGLVQNNVPIGNIYVDPLVQPVATNKDFGIEFLNAIEAISTQFKGVHTMCGLSNISYGLPNRKFINQAFAIMAVAKGLDGLIINPLDKRMMASLITAETLNGRDDYCMSYLKAHRAGLMEF; translated from the coding sequence ATGTTAATTGTTGGAGAACTCATTAATGCAAGCCGTAAGGCTATCGGAGAAGCTATACGCGTTCAAGATGCTGAGGCTGTTAAAAAAGTCGCTATCGACCAACACGAAGCCGGAGCACATTTCATTGATGTCAATGCCGGTATTTTTGTAGGTAAAGAATCGGAATACCTTCAGTGGCTCGTCCAAACGGTCCAAGAAGCTACGGATGCTCCCTGTTGCTTAGATAGTCCGGACCCGGCGGCGATTCAAGCCGCGCTTTCTGTGCACAAAGGCACAGCAATGATTAACTCCATTTCGTTAGAAAAAGCTCGCTACGATGTGTTGCTTCCTGTTATCGCAGGAACTGATCTTAAAGTTATTGCCCTTTGTATGAGTGATGAGGGAATGCCTGAAACGGCGGATCAGCGGCTTAAGATTGCAGACCGCCTTATTAACGGATTAGTGCAAAACAATGTTCCCATCGGCAATATCTACGTTGATCCCCTAGTTCAGCCCGTTGCCACTAACAAAGATTTCGGAATTGAATTCCTCAATGCCATTGAAGCAATTTCTACTCAATTTAAAGGGGTCCATACCATGTGTGGATTATCGAACATCTCTTATGGATTGCCCAATCGTAAATTTATTAACCAGGCCTTTGCTATTATGGCTGTTGCCAAGGGCCTCGATGGACTGATTATTAATCCTTTGGATAAGCGAATGATGGCCAGCCTTATTACTGCGGAAACTTTGAACGGCCGGGATGATTATTGTATGAGCTATCTAAAGGCCCATCGTGCGGGATTAATGGAATTCTAG
- a CDS encoding corrinoid protein gives MANFESLAQNVVAGKEAQVKEQVQEFIKAGTEPLDIINQGLIAGMNIVGPRFKAGDMFVPEVLMSAKAMASGIALVKPLMTDTDLPAMGTIVLGTVKGDLHDIGKNLVGMLLESGGFKVVNLGIDIAPEGFVQAVKEHKADIVAMSALLTTTMTGMKDTIELMKEEGLNVKCIVGGAPISKDYANQIGADGFAPDAASAVDLCKELLSA, from the coding sequence ATGGCAAATTTTGAGTCCCTGGCCCAAAATGTTGTTGCGGGAAAAGAGGCACAAGTTAAGGAACAGGTACAAGAATTTATTAAGGCTGGCACGGAACCTTTGGATATTATCAACCAAGGATTAATTGCCGGAATGAATATCGTTGGTCCGCGCTTTAAAGCGGGAGACATGTTTGTTCCGGAAGTATTAATGTCTGCTAAAGCAATGGCGTCAGGCATTGCCCTTGTAAAACCTCTCATGACGGATACTGATCTGCCTGCTATGGGTACGATTGTGCTGGGGACAGTAAAAGGCGACCTTCATGATATCGGTAAGAACTTAGTGGGCATGCTCTTGGAAAGCGGCGGTTTTAAGGTTGTAAATTTAGGAATTGACATTGCTCCTGAAGGATTTGTTCAAGCGGTTAAAGAACATAAAGCCGATATCGTAGCGATGTCAGCCCTGCTCACCACAACCATGACGGGAATGAAGGATACGATCGAACTCATGAAAGAAGAAGGATTAAACGTCAAATGCATTGTTGGCGGTGCTCCTATCTCTAAAGATTATGCAAACCAAATAGGTGCCGATGGATTTGCACCGGATGCCGCCTCGGCTGTGGACCTTTGCAAGGAATTACTTAGTGCGTAA
- a CDS encoding MFS transporter produces the protein MNAFKKWLALFVLSFGYASMFTLPYAKYVFYDPMMTALQCTNFELGAMVSVYVTIGIFTFIPGGWVADRFPARTTISVSLVAQGLLTTWFGINMTMKVGWIVWVAFAFTNCFAYWAAALKGVRLLGDKNDQGKMYGFFEAGYGLSTVVISFIALGIFGRYMDPVAGFRMVVFIYSGFSILAGILTWLLYEEYMVETNEDKPVVGLKDVIFVLKQPIVWLIALVIMTTYGLYVGQTYLTPYLTAVVGITVTFSGALAIIRTYGVKLLGGPVGGFIADKWKSPCRVLTIGYIFIIVMLFIFLNLPAKPSLGVVIVLMLLVAFVGAGMKGIMWSTVEESKVPRYYTGLAIGTASIIGYLADIVLGPLFGYWLDTYGNNGYNFMFAFLIAISVVGLAAALGILKLKKTAFSNITANVTTNVDTKM, from the coding sequence ATGAACGCATTTAAAAAGTGGCTGGCCTTATTTGTTCTGTCCTTTGGGTATGCATCAATGTTTACTCTTCCGTATGCAAAATATGTGTTTTATGATCCAATGATGACAGCCTTGCAGTGTACGAACTTCGAGCTGGGTGCCATGGTCTCCGTCTATGTAACAATCGGTATTTTTACCTTCATTCCCGGAGGCTGGGTAGCGGACAGGTTTCCGGCCCGGACGACCATCTCTGTTTCTTTGGTAGCGCAGGGACTCCTAACGACCTGGTTCGGTATAAATATGACGATGAAAGTAGGCTGGATCGTCTGGGTTGCGTTTGCTTTTACCAATTGTTTTGCATATTGGGCAGCAGCATTAAAGGGTGTCAGGCTCTTAGGCGATAAGAATGACCAGGGAAAAATGTATGGCTTCTTTGAAGCCGGGTATGGCCTGTCCACAGTGGTCATTAGTTTTATTGCTTTGGGAATCTTCGGACGATATATGGATCCCGTAGCCGGCTTCAGAATGGTTGTTTTCATCTATTCGGGCTTTAGTATCTTAGCGGGTATTCTAACCTGGTTATTATATGAAGAATATATGGTAGAAACCAATGAAGACAAACCGGTTGTTGGTCTGAAAGACGTGATCTTTGTCTTAAAACAGCCCATCGTTTGGTTAATCGCTCTTGTTATTATGACTACCTATGGCTTATATGTCGGGCAAACCTATCTGACCCCGTATTTAACTGCCGTTGTGGGAATTACAGTTACTTTCTCCGGGGCACTGGCGATTATCAGAACCTACGGAGTAAAACTGCTGGGCGGCCCGGTCGGCGGGTTCATTGCTGACAAATGGAAATCACCCTGCAGAGTCTTAACCATAGGTTATATTTTTATTATTGTCATGTTATTCATCTTTCTCAATTTACCCGCAAAACCTTCTTTAGGTGTAGTAATCGTCCTGATGCTATTGGTAGCATTTGTCGGTGCCGGGATGAAGGGTATTATGTGGTCCACTGTTGAGGAGTCCAAAGTTCCGCGATATTACACCGGTTTGGCCATCGGCACAGCCTCCATCATCGGCTATTTAGCGGACATCGTTTTAGGACCTTTATTTGGTTATTGGTTAGATACTTACGGCAATAACGGCTACAATTTCATGTTTGCCTTCCTGATTGCTATTTCCGTTGTTGGTCTGGCGGCTGCCTTGGGAATTCTAAAATTAAAAAAGACAGCGTTTTCAAATATTACTGCGAACGTTACTACGAATGTCGATACTAAAATGTAA
- a CDS encoding trimethylamine--corrinoid methyltransferase translates to MRSDYFSEEELIQVHEASLELLKRTGIHTISERFKKVLLDNGCQEENDRILFTQDVIEKALKTVPKQFKIYGRDPRYVVEMGSRQAYAQTCVGTPSIMDLDTGKKRDCLLKDLEDFCRLADALENIDLISPVFPRDVPQEGIVTIETITMLRNSTKPLRICAESSHEMKSIIEVLVTAAGGKEKLQEQPLAYIEVSSISPLEYGLHPAEALVDIVEAGLPLGVIPCPMMGSTGPMTLVGCVAMHNAEILAGVVASQMIRPGHPVIMSPRVTFMDMRSGLGLWAMPEMGLAAAASTQLARHYGIPSTATGFSGASKIADGQSGYEHLYNALMPALIGTDILAAAGSLDNCLTSCFAMLVMDNELSSVIKRTIKKNEITEEKLAVAVVDEVIRSKSNFLEHKHTRNALRAGELWVPPLCDRQPFEKWELKGEKVEEKAKRIAKELLSTHQVEPVSQEVNAEFERIIEQVYKQA, encoded by the coding sequence ATGCGTTCGGATTATTTTTCAGAAGAAGAACTGATTCAGGTCCATGAAGCAAGTCTGGAACTGTTAAAACGCACGGGGATTCATACAATCTCTGAGCGCTTCAAAAAAGTCCTTTTGGACAACGGATGCCAGGAAGAAAATGACCGGATTCTATTTACTCAGGACGTTATCGAGAAAGCGCTGAAGACGGTTCCAAAACAGTTCAAAATCTATGGAAGAGATCCCCGTTACGTCGTTGAGATGGGTTCGCGCCAAGCTTATGCCCAAACCTGTGTAGGAACCCCCTCCATTATGGATCTCGATACCGGGAAAAAACGGGATTGCCTGCTTAAAGACCTTGAAGACTTTTGCCGCCTGGCTGATGCTTTAGAGAATATTGATCTTATATCTCCCGTCTTCCCAAGAGATGTTCCCCAGGAAGGAATCGTAACCATAGAAACCATCACCATGCTTCGCAATTCGACAAAACCTTTAAGGATTTGTGCTGAGTCAAGCCATGAGATGAAATCGATTATTGAGGTTCTGGTTACAGCAGCAGGCGGGAAAGAAAAACTGCAGGAGCAGCCCCTGGCCTATATCGAGGTATCTTCCATCAGCCCGCTGGAATATGGATTGCATCCGGCAGAAGCCCTGGTGGATATTGTAGAAGCCGGGTTACCTTTAGGAGTTATTCCTTGCCCCATGATGGGCTCAACGGGGCCGATGACCTTAGTCGGCTGTGTCGCAATGCATAATGCGGAAATCCTGGCCGGAGTGGTTGCCAGTCAAATGATTCGGCCGGGACACCCAGTTATCATGTCTCCACGGGTGACCTTCATGGATATGCGGTCCGGACTCGGGTTATGGGCTATGCCTGAAATGGGTTTGGCTGCAGCGGCTTCAACTCAATTGGCAAGGCATTATGGAATACCCTCGACAGCTACCGGTTTTTCCGGAGCTTCTAAAATTGCCGATGGACAAAGTGGGTATGAGCATCTCTATAATGCTCTCATGCCGGCCCTCATTGGAACCGATATTCTGGCAGCTGCCGGGTCATTGGATAATTGTCTGACCTCGTGTTTCGCAATGCTGGTAATGGATAATGAATTATCGTCTGTGATAAAAAGAACCATTAAAAAGAACGAGATTACGGAAGAAAAACTAGCCGTAGCTGTTGTTGATGAAGTTATTCGAAGCAAAAGTAATTTCCTTGAACACAAACATACACGAAATGCTCTTAGAGCAGGAGAGTTATGGGTCCCGCCCCTTTGTGACAGACAGCCTTTTGAAAAATGGGAACTAAAGGGTGAGAAGGTTGAAGAGAAAGCAAAACGTATTGCTAAAGAACTGTTATCAACTCATCAAGTCGAACCCGTAAGCCAAGAGGTAAACGCTGAATTTGAGCGTATTATCGAACAAGTGTATAAACAAGCTTGA
- a CDS encoding corrinoid protein, with the protein METGILARISEAVVEGDNVLVQELTQQAVGEGLEPLVIINEGLTRGIQIVGDNFGAGTFFLPDLLLGAKAMDAGIKILEPLLDGVQQESSGKVLIGTVQGDLHEIGKNIVGMMLKTSGFEVVDLGVDVPSAIFIEKVKELKPNILGISALLTTTVDKQKEIIEILQEEGLRNQIKVIIGGAPINQAWADKIGADGYAEDAITAVKVAKSLIC; encoded by the coding sequence ATGGAAACGGGAATTTTAGCCAGGATTTCTGAAGCAGTCGTAGAGGGAGATAATGTTCTGGTACAAGAGCTGACTCAACAGGCTGTCGGGGAGGGATTAGAGCCCTTAGTAATTATTAATGAAGGACTTACCCGGGGAATTCAAATCGTAGGTGACAATTTTGGGGCAGGGACGTTTTTCCTTCCTGATCTTCTCTTAGGGGCTAAGGCTATGGATGCGGGAATTAAGATCTTAGAACCCCTGCTTGATGGAGTCCAACAAGAGTCCAGCGGAAAAGTGCTGATTGGAACCGTGCAAGGGGATTTACATGAGATAGGTAAAAACATCGTTGGCATGATGCTTAAAACATCGGGCTTTGAGGTTGTTGATCTGGGAGTGGATGTCCCTTCAGCAATATTCATTGAGAAGGTCAAAGAACTCAAACCCAATATACTCGGTATTTCAGCCTTATTGACAACGACCGTAGACAAACAAAAAGAAATTATTGAGATTCTCCAAGAAGAAGGCTTAAGAAATCAAATTAAGGTCATCATTGGAGGTGCTCCTATCAATCAAGCGTGGGCAGATAAGATAGGGGCTGATGGATACGCGGAAGATGCGATTACCGCTGTTAAAGTCGCTAAAAGTCTGATCTGCTGA
- a CDS encoding sigma-54 interaction domain-containing protein: MNNFDQHDLKSLMEENKLLKNALNSLEDYIEIIDTTGTIIISSTGFEKIDGFDRKFIVGRDIREVYDLNDQNCQMLASIREKVPKKNYYMKYFSRNGKHVHVMMDIFPVFPEGNSNKEPIGSIAISRDNSKIQELSSKLIDLQRELLTVKSKKKSGTRYTFDDILGQSRSINSLRAAARKISYSDSRVLILGETGTGKEMIAQSIHNQSIRANDPFVAINCSAIPETLLESIFFGTAKGSYTGAEDKSGLFEEAGNGTLFLDEINSMSLPLQAKILRVLEDQTFRRTGSNKATPFKARVISAMNLSPDEAIEKGQLRSDLFYRLAAVTLECPPLRERENDLDLLLMSFIDQYNKLLGKNIRTLSLEASDILHNHSWPGNIREFRHTIEHAMNLAEATDTELSAMYLPQHLKKQNNKMIPQITHNTDLKMLLTQYEKEIVIQSLKKNNGNINKAAKHLNVSRQNLFYRIKRLNINIYHPNPDIT; this comes from the coding sequence GTGAATAATTTTGATCAGCATGATCTTAAAAGTCTAATGGAAGAAAATAAGTTATTGAAAAACGCCTTAAATAGTTTAGAGGACTATATAGAAATCATCGATACGACCGGAACGATTATTATTTCTTCCACCGGATTCGAAAAAATAGATGGTTTCGACCGAAAATTCATCGTCGGCAGGGATATTCGTGAAGTATATGACTTAAATGATCAGAATTGCCAGATGTTAGCCTCCATTCGGGAAAAGGTCCCTAAGAAAAACTACTATATGAAATACTTTTCACGCAATGGAAAACATGTTCATGTCATGATGGATATTTTTCCAGTGTTTCCAGAGGGGAATTCAAATAAAGAGCCCATCGGTTCTATCGCAATATCACGAGATAATTCCAAAATTCAAGAACTCTCCAGCAAATTAATTGACCTGCAGCGGGAATTACTAACTGTGAAAAGTAAAAAGAAAAGCGGAACCCGCTATACTTTTGACGATATTTTAGGGCAAAGCAGATCCATTAACTCCCTGCGGGCAGCCGCACGTAAAATTTCATATTCGGATTCACGGGTGCTTATCCTCGGGGAAACAGGTACAGGCAAGGAAATGATAGCCCAAAGTATTCACAATCAGAGTATAAGAGCCAACGATCCCTTTGTGGCAATTAACTGCAGTGCTATACCCGAAACATTATTGGAAAGCATTTTCTTCGGTACGGCAAAAGGTTCTTATACCGGGGCAGAAGATAAATCGGGATTATTTGAAGAGGCCGGAAATGGAACTCTTTTTCTGGATGAAATCAACTCCATGAGTCTCCCCCTCCAGGCAAAAATCTTACGGGTTTTAGAAGATCAAACCTTTCGCCGAACCGGCAGTAATAAAGCAACCCCTTTCAAAGCACGAGTAATCAGTGCGATGAATCTTAGTCCTGATGAAGCCATCGAAAAAGGTCAGCTTCGAAGTGATCTCTTTTACCGCTTAGCCGCGGTAACTTTAGAATGTCCCCCACTTCGCGAACGTGAAAACGATCTGGACCTGCTGCTGATGTCATTTATCGATCAATACAACAAATTATTGGGTAAGAACATCAGAACATTATCTTTGGAAGCTTCAGATATTTTACATAACCACTCCTGGCCGGGTAATATTCGAGAATTCAGGCATACCATTGAACATGCCATGAATCTTGCCGAAGCGACTGATACTGAATTATCGGCAATGTATCTCCCTCAACACTTAAAAAAACAGAACAATAAAATGATTCCTCAAATTACCCATAATACAGATTTAAAAATGCTGCTTACTCAATATGAAAAAGAAATTGTTATCCAAAGCCTTAAAAAGAATAATGGGAATATTAATAAGGCGGCAAAGCACCTTAATGTTTCCCGCCAGAATCTTTTTTATAGAATTAAGCGTTTAAATATTAATATCTATCACCCTAATCCTGATATTACTTAA